The following proteins are co-located in the Xiphophorus maculatus strain JP 163 A chromosome 8, X_maculatus-5.0-male, whole genome shotgun sequence genome:
- the LOC102224072 gene encoding ras-GEF domain-containing family member 1B-B-like, giving the protein MPPTTPYAGKFNSCPSYGNNNHVQPPSPYHSGSAPKLSRDNIYNGPYSPTENPYDVPQPHSAYRTTSVSSGSVKEHHYGSSCTISENPYSSPQPHSPRQHSTSCPGRAYRHTSSSCSSEHSCRNNGAAAKARLYGHGVATSYGEMCYHDNSLVSASLEALIQHLVPTVDYYPDRSYVFTFLLSSRLFLHPYELMTRVCHLCVEQQRSGDALLDKIRFREVAPKLVQLLTEWTETFPYDFRDDRMMRCLKDMTLHVARGDEYSWRAMQQMTQRLIKRLSALGQYEEAVAALNAAAQERPASLKTKQASAQRADILSVCDDPFILAQQLTHIELDRLSFIGPEEFIQSFAMKDPLENHKGFFRKCKTSNLEAYVSWFNRLSYLVATEICMPAKKKHRARIIEFFIDVAQECFNIGNFNSLMAIITGMNMSPVARLKKTWNKVNTDKFEILEHQMDPSSNFSNYRTALRGATQRSETAHSSQEKIVIPFFSLLIKDIYFLNEGCANRLSNGHINFEKLWELAKQVSEFLVWRQVICPFDRDRRILQYLVTTSVYTEDELHLASYESEGPENNMEKDSRRSLRSSLLHRENRS; this is encoded by the exons ATGCCCCCAACAACCCCTTACGCAGGAAAGTTCAACTCCTGCCCGTCGTACGGCAACAACAACCACGTTCAGCCTCCGAGCCCGTACCACAGCGGCTCTGCTCCCAAACTGTCCAGAGACAACATCTACAACGGGCCCTACTCCCCAACCGAAAACCCTTATGATGTGCCGCAGCCTCACAGCGCATATCGGACCACCTCCGTCTCCTCTGGGAGTGTCAAGGAGCACCATTACGGCAGCAGCTGTACCATTTCGGAGAACCCGTACTCCTCGCCACAGCCCCACAGCCCTCGCCAGCACAGCACTTCCTGTCCGGGCCGAGCGTACCGCCACacgagcagcagctgcagcagtgaACACTCCTGCCGGAACAACGGGGCTGCGGCGAAAGCTCGGCTCTACGGTCACGGCGTCGCCACCAGCTATGGAGAGAtgtgttaccatgacaacagcttGGTTTCAGCTTCTCTTGAGGCGCTGATCCAGCATCTGGTTCCCACTGTGGATTATTACCCTGAT AGGTCATATGTCTTCACCTTCCTGCTGAGTTCACGCCTCTTCCTGCACCCATATGAGCTCATGACCAGGGTTTGTCACTTGTGTGTGGAGCAGCAGCGATCCGGAGATGCCCTGCTGGATAAG ATCCGTTTCCGTGAGGTGGCGCCGAAACTGGTGCAGCTGCTGACGGAGTGGACGGAAACCTTTCCATACGACTTCAGAGACGACCGCATGATGCGATGCCTGAAGGACATGACGCTCCACGTGGCGCGAGGGGATGAG TATTCTTGGCGGGCCATGCAGCAGATGACCCAGCGTCTCATCAAGCGCCTGTCCGCCCTCGGTCAGTACGAGGAAGCCGTAGCTGCGCTCAACGCTGCGGCGCAGGAACGTCCGGCTTCGCTGAAGACCAAACAGGCTTCAGCTCAAAGGGCCGACATACTGAGCGTGTGCGACGATCCTTTCATCCTCGCTCAGCAGCTGACACACATTGAACTG GACAGACTGAGCTTCATTGGTCCTGAGGAGTTTATTCAGTCTTTTGCGATGAAGGATCCTCTGGAAAACCACAAG GGTTTCTTCCGGAAATGTAAAACCAGTAACCTGGAGGCCTACGTCAGCTGGTTCAACAGGCTCAGCTACTTGGTGGCAACAGAGATCTGCATG CCAGCGAAGAAGAAACACCGAGCGCGGATCATAGAGTTCTTCATCGATGTGGCTCAGGAGTGTTTCAACATCGGCAACTTTAACTCTCTCATGGCAATCATCA CTGGGATGAACATGAGTCCGGTCGCCAGACTGAAGAAAACCTGGAATAAAGTCAACACAGACAAGTTTGAAATCCTGGAG CACCAGATGGACCCGTCTAGTAACTTCAGCAACTACCGCACTGCGCTCCGCGGCGCCACCCAGAGGTCCGAGACCGCACATAGCAGCCAGGAGAAG ATTGTGATTCCATTCTTCAGCCTCCTCATTAAAGACATCTACTTCCTGAACGAAGGCTGCGCCAACAGGCTGTCAAACGGACACATCAACTTTGAG aaactgtGGGAGCTGGCGAAGCAAGTGAGCGAGTTCCTGGTTTGGCGCCAGGTAATTTGTCCGTTCGACAGAGACCGCCGCATTCTTCAGTATCTGGTCACCACGTCCGTTTACACTGAAGACG AGCTGCACCTGGCCTCCTATGAGAGCGAAGGACCAGAAAACAACATGGAGAAAGACAGCCGCAGGTCTCTGAG ATCTTCCCTTCTCCATCGAGAAAACCGCTCTTAA